A window from Planococcus maritimus encodes these proteins:
- the ezrA gene encoding septation ring formation regulator EzrA — MMEYIIIAVIILLALLIIGMMFRKKHNAEIERLEQLKLQLKKKPIMEELTKVKQLNLNGQTEEMFERWRNKWDEIMDVDIPKIDATLYDAEESIKRFNFPKASKLEKQAEVKIDDADQQIAVIFAELDELIGSEEKNRSEMDLIQDKYVRARKNLLAHKASYGAAAEPLEKRLESFVQRFEEYDQLTDEGNYLRAREMVINLSADSTQAFMLVDDIPMMLTEIDDKIPQDLAQLRSGKQEMEEQSYYLNHLGLTEKIEEIEQELVVLKKQLDSLEVSDSKNQVDQIKDRIDAMYELLEKEVAAKHYIDQHLMDTERHLQVVARDTQELEEESRYVQHSYKITDQEAAIPKTCLEKVEQLAKRFELLSTRLEEDQSAYSSLQDELMHIREDLSIVDSTQMDFTDALKNLRVEENKARIHVEELRRRLQETDRMLHKANIPGIPEDMDVRLEEAEEHLFVAMRALREVPLNMKLVDNYMEQAETSITDVEIKAKEMVENVLLVERIIQYGNRYRKTNPQLHAHLLEAEESFRQMRYTKALEEAATAVENFEPGSMKRIEVLVKDQD, encoded by the coding sequence ATGATGGAGTATATCATCATTGCGGTCATCATTCTATTGGCGCTGCTTATCATCGGCATGATGTTTCGAAAAAAACACAATGCGGAAATCGAGCGTCTGGAACAACTGAAACTGCAACTAAAAAAGAAACCAATTATGGAAGAACTTACTAAAGTGAAACAATTGAACTTGAATGGCCAGACAGAAGAAATGTTTGAACGCTGGCGCAATAAATGGGACGAAATCATGGATGTCGACATCCCCAAAATAGACGCAACACTCTATGATGCAGAAGAATCGATCAAGCGCTTTAACTTTCCGAAAGCTTCCAAGCTTGAAAAACAAGCGGAAGTGAAAATAGATGACGCTGACCAGCAAATCGCGGTCATTTTCGCGGAACTGGACGAACTGATCGGCAGCGAAGAAAAAAACCGCAGCGAAATGGATTTAATCCAAGACAAATATGTCCGTGCCCGCAAAAACCTATTGGCACATAAAGCTTCCTACGGGGCGGCTGCAGAACCTCTCGAAAAGCGTTTAGAATCATTTGTTCAGCGTTTTGAAGAGTACGATCAGCTGACGGACGAAGGCAATTATCTCAGAGCGCGTGAAATGGTCATCAATTTATCTGCAGACAGCACGCAAGCATTCATGCTTGTGGACGATATCCCGATGATGTTAACGGAAATTGATGATAAGATTCCACAGGACTTAGCACAGTTGCGCTCAGGTAAACAAGAGATGGAAGAGCAGTCTTACTACCTAAACCATCTCGGCTTGACCGAAAAAATTGAAGAAATCGAACAAGAACTAGTTGTATTGAAAAAACAATTGGATTCCTTGGAAGTTTCCGATAGCAAAAACCAAGTCGACCAAATTAAAGACCGAATCGATGCGATGTACGAGCTATTGGAAAAAGAAGTGGCAGCTAAGCATTATATCGACCAGCATCTCATGGATACGGAGCGCCACCTTCAAGTAGTAGCCCGCGACACACAAGAACTGGAAGAAGAAAGCCGTTATGTTCAACATAGCTATAAAATCACCGACCAGGAAGCGGCAATTCCGAAGACTTGCCTAGAAAAAGTAGAACAATTGGCAAAGCGCTTCGAATTACTGTCGACGCGCTTAGAGGAAGACCAATCTGCTTATTCGAGCCTTCAGGACGAATTGATGCACATTCGTGAAGATTTATCCATCGTCGATTCGACGCAGATGGACTTCACTGATGCGCTGAAAAACCTAAGAGTCGAGGAAAACAAAGCCCGCATACATGTGGAAGAATTGAGGCGCCGCCTTCAAGAAACTGACCGCATGTTGCATAAAGCGAATATCCCGGGAATTCCGGAAGATATGGATGTCCGTCTCGAAGAAGCGGAAGAGCATTTGTTTGTCGCGATGCGTGCGCTTCGAGAAGTGCCCCTTAATATGAAGCTAGTCGATAATTACATGGAACAGGCAGAAACAAGCATTACCGATGTAGAGATCAAAGCAAAAGAAATGGTTGAAAATGTCTTGCTTGTAGAACGTATCATTCAATACGGAAACCGTTACCGGAAGACGAATCCCCAGCTTCACGCCCATCTATTGGAAGCCGAAGAGTCATTCCGCCAAATGCGCTATACGAAGGCTTTGGAAGAAGCGGCGACAGCCGTGGAAAATTTTGAACCTGGCTCGATGAAACGCATTGAAGTTCTCGTAAAAGATCAAGACTAA
- a CDS encoding cysteine desulfurase family protein translates to MIYLDNSATTEPDPQVLETFVKASNRYFANPASLHRLGNEAEDLLESARSQIKGLLGYEQIVFTSGGTEANNLAIRGVAYANQEKGRHIISCKTEHPSVLEPLKQLAQEGFDITLLSVNRSGAIDLEELREALRDETILVSLMQVNNEVGTIHPLAEIRSIVKHHRALFHVDAVQGAGKLPLGKEEQPDLLTISAHKLHGLKNSGLLAINKAAIEPILFGGGQENGLRSGTVSVPNAAAMAKALRLARPIADHLEWNAELRSFFAGYQDIYIVSPDGAAPHILALAIKNVRGETLVGALGQEGVIVSTSSACSSKNKQASHVIEAIGLPREYRDGTIRISFGANTTQEDITELKKRFHKAHQLIKGVESS, encoded by the coding sequence ATGATATATTTGGATAATAGTGCAACGACCGAACCGGACCCGCAGGTGCTAGAAACTTTTGTAAAGGCAAGCAACCGTTATTTTGCGAATCCGGCATCGCTGCACCGCTTAGGAAATGAAGCGGAAGATCTACTTGAATCCGCACGCAGCCAGATTAAAGGCTTACTTGGCTATGAGCAAATCGTTTTTACATCAGGCGGGACTGAAGCGAATAACTTGGCGATCCGCGGGGTGGCTTACGCCAATCAGGAAAAAGGACGCCACATCATCTCCTGCAAAACCGAACATCCATCGGTTTTGGAACCGTTGAAGCAACTGGCACAAGAAGGCTTTGACATCACTTTGCTTTCTGTGAATCGGTCGGGAGCAATTGATCTAGAAGAGCTGCGGGAGGCACTTCGCGACGAAACAATTCTCGTAAGCCTCATGCAAGTCAATAACGAAGTCGGCACGATTCATCCACTGGCTGAAATTCGCAGCATCGTGAAACATCACCGGGCGTTGTTTCACGTCGATGCTGTGCAAGGTGCCGGCAAATTGCCGCTCGGTAAAGAGGAGCAGCCAGATTTACTGACAATCTCTGCCCATAAATTGCACGGCTTGAAAAATAGCGGTCTATTGGCTATAAACAAAGCGGCAATCGAACCCATCCTCTTTGGAGGCGGACAAGAAAATGGGCTTCGCAGCGGCACCGTGTCGGTTCCGAACGCCGCTGCGATGGCAAAAGCATTGCGCCTTGCCAGACCAATAGCGGATCATCTAGAATGGAATGCGGAATTGCGCTCTTTTTTTGCCGGATACCAAGATATTTATATTGTCAGCCCGGATGGCGCGGCACCGCATATTTTGGCTTTGGCCATAAAGAATGTACGAGGTGAGACCTTGGTCGGCGCTTTGGGGCAAGAAGGCGTCATCGTCTCGACTTCGAGTGCCTGTTCTTCTAAGAATAAACAAGCAAGCCATGTGATCGAAGCGATCGGGTTGCCGCGCGAATATCGCGACGGCACAATTCGCATCAGCTTCGGTGCCAATACGACACAAGAAGACATTACCGAACTGAAAAAACGTTTCCATAAAGCGCATCAATTGATCAAAGGAGTCGAATCATCATGA
- the thiI gene encoding tRNA uracil 4-sulfurtransferase ThiI has product MKTNQILIRYGELSTKGRNRQAFISRLRNNIQTLFAGIPTLRIKAERDRMFLFCDDEQGMEDILKRLPYVFGIQSFSPVTQTSLELDEMKRTALSIVSKMDTQDKSFKVSVKRPFKEFPYEKPEIMRTIGGYVLGNTPELTVAMKKPDIDLHVEIRQDAAYMMAETIKGAAGLPIGAGGRGLLMLSGGIDSPVAGYHMLKRGVRLELIHFFSPPFTTERAKEKVLDLAEKLSGFGSPVTLHIIPFTEIQQEVHKQVPDNMTMTSTRRMMMRIADAVRAKTDAKAIITGESLGQVASQTLESLQAINAVTNTPILRPLIAQDKLEIIETAQAIGTYDISIRPYEDCCTIFTPANPKTKPKTDKVEHYESFVSFDDMIDQAVAEREIIEFPRKKEQRFEDLL; this is encoded by the coding sequence ATGAAAACCAATCAAATTCTCATCCGCTATGGTGAGCTGTCAACAAAGGGACGCAACCGGCAAGCCTTTATTTCGCGGCTCCGAAACAACATTCAAACATTATTCGCCGGCATCCCGACATTGCGCATTAAAGCTGAGCGTGACCGCATGTTCTTATTCTGTGATGATGAACAAGGCATGGAGGACATCTTAAAACGGCTGCCTTATGTGTTTGGCATCCAGTCATTCAGCCCAGTCACGCAGACTAGCCTGGAACTGGACGAGATGAAGCGTACCGCGTTATCGATTGTCAGCAAAATGGACACTCAAGACAAAAGCTTTAAAGTGTCTGTTAAACGGCCCTTTAAAGAATTTCCTTATGAAAAGCCAGAAATCATGCGGACCATCGGCGGCTATGTGCTCGGCAATACGCCGGAATTGACCGTCGCGATGAAAAAGCCCGACATCGATTTGCATGTCGAAATCCGTCAAGATGCCGCCTATATGATGGCCGAAACAATTAAAGGCGCAGCAGGTTTGCCGATTGGCGCGGGAGGCAGAGGATTATTGATGCTGTCTGGCGGTATCGACAGCCCAGTTGCGGGATATCATATGTTAAAACGGGGCGTTAGACTTGAGTTGATTCATTTCTTCAGTCCGCCCTTCACAACCGAGCGCGCAAAAGAAAAAGTGCTCGACTTGGCGGAGAAATTGAGCGGCTTTGGCTCGCCTGTCACCTTGCACATCATTCCATTCACTGAAATCCAGCAGGAAGTCCATAAGCAAGTTCCGGATAATATGACGATGACGTCGACGCGCCGGATGATGATGCGCATAGCGGATGCTGTGCGAGCGAAGACCGATGCGAAAGCTATTATCACCGGTGAAAGCCTCGGCCAAGTGGCGAGCCAGACATTAGAAAGTCTGCAGGCAATCAATGCCGTGACCAATACGCCGATTTTGCGCCCATTGATCGCGCAAGATAAACTCGAAATCATCGAAACGGCACAAGCGATCGGTACTTACGATATTTCCATCCGGCCATATGAGGATTGTTGCACGATTTTCACGCCGGCCAATCCGAAAACGAAACCGAAAACAGACAAAGTGGAGCATTACGAAAGCTTTGTATCATTCGATGATATGATCGACCAAGCGGTAGCAGAGCGTGAGATTATTGAATTTCCGAGAAAGAAAGAACAGCGATTTGAAGATTTGCTATAA
- the mbcS gene encoding acyl-CoA synthetase MbcS codes for MKREQLLAPENYNLVEEFERFAGGDGRKAIIWENDKGEKKDLTYDELIKQANQAANSFEAAGLQKGDVVLVMVPRLIEAYIVYVGALKAGLVVIPSSEMLRAKDISYRLNHSEAKAVIAYEPFLSQFEGVDEMDALTNFVIGQGPDSWLSLTDEMAAASDHYEAAQTKNDDMAFLSYTSGTTGNPKGVVHSHGWAYAHLRTSAEHWLGAEQGDLVWATASPGWQKWIWSPFLATLGSGATAFVYNGKFDPAVYLELLEQRKINVLCCTPTEYRLMAKQKDLAKYDLSSLHSAVSAGEPLNAEVIDVFKRHFELDVRDGYGQTENTLLVGTMKGMEGRTGSMGKPTPGNRVDIINDNGEPCKVGEVGDIAVHIETPALFKEYFKDAERTQMQFRGDYYVTGDKASKDDDGFFWFEGRGDDIIISSGYTIGPFEVEDALVKHPAVQECAVVGSPDEIRGTIVKAFVVLTEGYEIGDELIKELQQHVKELTAPYKYPRAIEFRSELPKTASGKIRRVELRQAEIAKK; via the coding sequence ATGAAACGCGAGCAATTATTAGCACCTGAAAACTATAACTTGGTAGAAGAGTTCGAACGATTTGCCGGCGGAGATGGACGCAAGGCAATTATTTGGGAAAATGACAAAGGGGAAAAGAAAGACCTTACATACGATGAATTGATCAAACAAGCGAATCAGGCAGCGAATAGCTTCGAAGCGGCAGGACTTCAAAAAGGGGATGTTGTGCTAGTCATGGTGCCACGGCTCATCGAAGCCTATATTGTTTATGTCGGGGCATTGAAAGCAGGGCTGGTGGTGATTCCAAGTTCTGAGATGTTGCGAGCGAAAGATATTTCTTACCGTTTGAATCATAGCGAAGCAAAAGCGGTCATCGCTTATGAGCCGTTTTTAAGTCAATTTGAAGGCGTGGATGAAATGGATGCATTGACGAATTTTGTCATCGGCCAAGGACCGGATTCGTGGCTTTCGTTGACGGATGAAATGGCAGCGGCTTCCGATCATTACGAAGCGGCGCAAACCAAAAACGACGATATGGCATTTCTGTCGTACACGTCTGGGACAACTGGCAATCCGAAAGGCGTTGTCCACAGCCATGGCTGGGCATATGCGCATCTACGAACTTCTGCAGAGCATTGGCTCGGTGCGGAACAAGGCGATTTGGTTTGGGCAACAGCAAGTCCAGGTTGGCAAAAATGGATTTGGAGCCCGTTTCTTGCAACGCTCGGAAGCGGCGCGACGGCGTTTGTCTACAATGGCAAGTTTGATCCGGCCGTTTACCTGGAATTGCTTGAACAGCGTAAGATTAATGTATTGTGCTGCACGCCGACCGAATACCGGTTGATGGCAAAACAGAAAGATTTAGCGAAATACGATCTAAGTTCGCTTCATAGTGCGGTATCAGCAGGTGAGCCTTTAAATGCGGAAGTGATCGATGTCTTCAAAAGGCATTTTGAGTTAGATGTTCGCGACGGCTATGGGCAGACCGAAAATACATTGCTTGTCGGTACCATGAAAGGGATGGAGGGCCGCACGGGCTCAATGGGCAAACCGACACCAGGCAACCGGGTGGACATTATCAATGATAACGGAGAGCCTTGTAAAGTAGGAGAAGTCGGCGACATCGCCGTACACATCGAGACGCCAGCACTCTTTAAGGAATATTTCAAAGATGCGGAGCGTACTCAAATGCAATTCCGTGGCGATTACTATGTCACAGGCGATAAGGCATCAAAAGACGACGACGGGTTCTTCTGGTTTGAAGGACGAGGCGACGATATCATCATTTCCTCTGGCTATACGATCGGGCCATTCGAAGTGGAAGATGCGCTCGTCAAACATCCAGCCGTGCAGGAATGCGCCGTCGTTGGTTCACCGGATGAAATCCGCGGAACGATCGTCAAAGCTTTTGTGGTTTTAACTGAAGGCTACGAAATCGGCGACGAGCTGATTAAAGAACTGCAGCAACACGTCAAGGAATTGACAGCGCCATATAAATATCCACGAGCTATCGAGTTTCGCTCGGAGTTACCGAAAACCGCATCAGGAAAGATCCGCCGTGTTGAACTTCGACAAGCGGAAATCGCAAAAAAATAA
- the rarD gene encoding EamA family transporter RarD — MTEEKKGTLLTILTYTIWGFLPIFWKQVDHVPADELLAGRIFWAFWLTLGFIVLTGGGRQFMDDVKSLWKSKKTFFLLMLASFLISANWFFYIYAVTNDRIVETSLGYYINPLISVLLGSFFLKEKLSPAVKIAFVLAAIGVSVITISYGTLPWLALGMAFSFAFYGLIKKTIRLNALRGLAIETMFVLPFATAYYVYLFSIDRAAFLHSGVSTDLLVILSGLLTAVPLLLFAMGAPLIPLYMIGFLQYIAPSLMLLIGVFLYGEAFGLVSIISFSFIWSALILFTGSKIMEARRTKRNRRLVGAEFSGK; from the coding sequence ATGACTGAAGAGAAAAAAGGAACCTTGCTGACGATACTAACTTATACGATTTGGGGATTTCTCCCGATATTTTGGAAACAAGTCGACCATGTGCCCGCCGATGAGTTGTTGGCCGGGCGTATTTTTTGGGCGTTTTGGCTGACACTCGGCTTTATCGTCCTGACAGGGGGCGGCAGGCAGTTTATGGATGACGTCAAGTCATTGTGGAAATCGAAGAAAACTTTTTTTCTGCTGATGCTGGCTTCGTTTCTCATTTCGGCAAACTGGTTTTTCTATATTTACGCGGTGACCAACGACCGAATTGTTGAAACCAGCCTCGGTTATTACATTAATCCATTGATTTCCGTTTTGCTCGGTTCGTTCTTTTTAAAAGAGAAGCTATCGCCTGCTGTTAAAATCGCATTTGTCCTTGCGGCGATCGGCGTATCGGTCATTACGATTTCGTATGGCACGTTGCCTTGGCTAGCACTGGGCATGGCGTTCAGTTTTGCCTTTTACGGATTGATCAAAAAGACCATCCGTTTAAATGCACTGAGGGGACTCGCAATCGAAACGATGTTCGTCTTGCCGTTTGCGACCGCTTATTACGTCTATTTGTTTTCGATCGACCGCGCAGCATTTCTTCATAGCGGTGTCTCGACCGATTTACTCGTTATTCTTAGTGGATTGTTGACGGCTGTGCCGCTGCTATTATTCGCCATGGGCGCGCCGTTGATTCCGTTATACATGATTGGCTTTTTGCAATACATCGCTCCAAGCTTGATGCTATTGATCGGCGTCTTTCTCTATGGGGAAGCGTTTGGCCTAGTGTCGATTATTTCCTTCTCCTTTATCTGGAGTGCTTTGATCTTGTTCACGGGCTCGAAAATCATGGAGGCGAGGCGAACGAAAAGAAATCGCCGCTTAGTTGGCGCTGAATTTAGCGGAAAGTGA
- the sppA gene encoding signal peptide peptidase SppA gives MNKKRWIALLAAAILLAISLVINSAFTILQSDFTSGFDDWTGTEQTALSEHVVESGNGSNRIAVLNVDGAIQDTGEASLFSAAGYNHDLFMEQLQAIKEDSSVKGVVLKVNSPGGGVVESAQIHDKIKEIQDETGKPLYVSMGAIAASGGYYIAAPAEKIFVSEETLTGSIGVIMQSVNYGELAERYGVDFVTIKSGPYKDIMSPTREMTDDERALLQEMLDSSYEEFVDVIEEGRDMTEAEVKEYADGRIMNGRQAVEANLADDFGFEEDVIQAMQDDFDLAGGEVFEYGASEDWSSLFAMKAGSFFGMDMETKFISDMLSQNSGPRMMYLYGEN, from the coding sequence ATGAATAAAAAACGATGGATTGCCTTGCTTGCCGCTGCCATTTTGCTTGCGATATCACTCGTCATTAACTCGGCATTCACAATACTGCAGTCAGATTTTACTTCGGGATTTGACGATTGGACGGGGACCGAACAGACAGCCTTGAGCGAACACGTAGTAGAGTCAGGCAACGGATCTAATCGAATTGCCGTATTAAATGTGGACGGGGCGATTCAAGATACTGGAGAGGCGTCTCTATTTTCCGCTGCAGGTTACAACCATGATTTGTTCATGGAACAACTACAGGCTATTAAAGAAGACAGCAGCGTCAAAGGTGTTGTCTTGAAAGTCAATTCTCCGGGCGGAGGAGTCGTTGAATCGGCACAGATCCATGACAAGATTAAAGAGATTCAAGATGAGACCGGAAAACCGCTTTACGTATCGATGGGGGCAATCGCTGCTTCTGGAGGTTACTATATTGCGGCGCCTGCTGAAAAGATTTTCGTCAGCGAAGAAACTTTGACAGGCTCGATTGGCGTTATTATGCAAAGCGTCAATTACGGTGAATTGGCAGAGCGCTATGGCGTGGATTTCGTCACCATCAAATCGGGTCCATATAAAGACATCATGAGCCCGACACGCGAAATGACGGATGACGAGCGTGCGCTCTTGCAAGAGATGCTCGATAGTTCCTATGAAGAGTTCGTCGATGTAATCGAAGAAGGACGCGACATGACCGAAGCGGAAGTTAAAGAATACGCAGACGGCCGCATTATGAATGGCCGCCAAGCAGTCGAAGCGAACCTTGCGGATGATTTCGGCTTTGAAGAAGATGTCATCCAGGCGATGCAGGATGACTTTGATTTAGCGGGCGGCGAAGTGTTCGAATACGGTGCTAGCGAGGACTGGTCATCACTGTTTGCAATGAAAGCCGGTTCATTCTTTGGCATGGACATGGAAACCAAGTTCATCTCGGATATGCTGTCCCAAAACAGCGGACCGCGCATGATGTATCTATACGGTGAAAATTAA
- a CDS encoding RDD family protein codes for MTDHVTNESAERAAATPPARPENDQILFYERKPAGFWMRFWAYLIDLLAISAVSSILIRPLFALFGWETAETVWYAPYAILTAFVFYGYFVLMTKFFAQTLGKMVFGLRVVSLKTERLSWSTLLFREWIGRFISVTILPLYWIVGFTALKQGVHDFIADTTVVHEDAYRKQQMARKRLEGSRLQESESI; via the coding sequence ATGACTGATCACGTCACGAACGAATCGGCAGAACGGGCGGCTGCAACTCCGCCGGCCCGGCCGGAAAATGATCAAATTCTATTTTATGAACGTAAGCCGGCAGGGTTTTGGATGCGCTTTTGGGCGTATTTAATCGATCTTCTAGCCATCTCGGCGGTGTCTTCTATTCTGATACGGCCACTGTTTGCGCTATTCGGATGGGAAACGGCTGAAACTGTGTGGTATGCGCCATATGCGATTTTGACCGCGTTTGTTTTTTATGGTTATTTTGTGTTGATGACTAAGTTTTTTGCACAGACACTCGGGAAGATGGTATTTGGCCTGCGCGTCGTTTCGTTGAAAACGGAGCGTTTATCTTGGTCGACCTTATTGTTTCGCGAATGGATCGGCCGCTTTATTTCGGTAACGATTTTGCCTTTGTATTGGATCGTCGGATTCACTGCTTTAAAGCAAGGTGTCCATGATTTCATTGCAGATACGACGGTTGTCCACGAGGACGCTTACCGCAAACAGCAAATGGCGAGAAAGCGGCTGGAAGGGTCTCGGTTGCAAGAAAGCGAAAGCATTTAG
- the tpx gene encoding thiol peroxidase, with translation MVQITFKQNPVTLPGNEVKVGDQAPDFTALSNSLEPKSLEDFKGKVLLVSVVPSLDTGVCSDQTKRFSDEAASLGQDVEVLTVSCDLPFAQKRWTEINGVDSITTLSDHRDLSFGEAYGLTMQELRLLARSIFVVDKDGKVAYVEYVSEGTDHPDYDKALEAVKKLTN, from the coding sequence TTGGTACAAATCACATTCAAGCAAAACCCTGTAACATTGCCAGGCAATGAAGTGAAAGTAGGCGATCAGGCACCGGACTTCACGGCGTTATCGAACAGCCTGGAACCGAAGTCTTTGGAGGATTTCAAAGGCAAAGTGCTATTGGTTAGTGTCGTGCCATCACTTGATACAGGAGTATGTTCCGATCAGACAAAACGCTTCAGCGATGAAGCGGCATCACTAGGTCAAGACGTCGAAGTGTTGACGGTTTCTTGTGACTTGCCATTCGCACAGAAGCGCTGGACCGAAATTAACGGTGTAGACTCCATCACAACATTGTCCGATCATCGCGACTTGTCGTTTGGTGAAGCGTACGGCTTGACGATGCAAGAACTGCGCTTGTTGGCACGTTCCATTTTTGTAGTCGACAAAGACGGCAAAGTGGCATACGTGGAATATGTGTCAGAAGGTACCGATCACCCTGATTACGACAAAGCACTTGAAGCAGTTAAGAAACTGACAAACTAA
- a CDS encoding class I SAM-dependent methyltransferase has protein sequence MNSSMESIFTAIDNETVSIQKQEETSYLESLLTTTERWLDGQLSIAEDASKEDMRKALQLSILKGMKEHVQPHHQMTPDALGLLIGYLVELFVKEQQATVLDPAAGTGNLLFTVMNYLDGRMSGTAVELDDLLIRLASNIGNLIEQPVTFYLQDALQPLLIDPVDCVVSDLPVGYYPDEATASNYELKAEEGMSYAHHLFIEQSLKHTKAGGYLFFVIPRNIFESPMAGQLHSFLKHQAHIQAVMELPENIFKNAQHAKAVLVLQKKQDGLKAPKEVLLARVPNMSKPETMAKFFTQVNGWFKENK, from the coding sequence ATGAATTCATCTATGGAAAGTATTTTTACGGCGATTGACAATGAAACGGTGTCGATCCAAAAACAGGAAGAAACTTCCTATTTAGAAAGTTTGCTCACGACGACTGAGCGCTGGCTGGATGGGCAATTGAGCATCGCAGAAGATGCATCAAAAGAAGATATGCGAAAAGCGCTGCAATTGTCGATATTAAAAGGCATGAAAGAGCATGTTCAGCCCCATCACCAAATGACGCCGGATGCACTCGGTTTATTAATCGGCTACCTGGTGGAGCTATTTGTCAAAGAACAGCAAGCGACTGTTCTGGACCCCGCAGCCGGAACGGGTAATTTATTGTTTACTGTGATGAATTATTTGGACGGCCGCATGAGCGGGACTGCTGTCGAACTCGATGATTTGTTAATCCGACTGGCTTCGAATATCGGCAATTTGATCGAGCAGCCAGTGACGTTTTATTTGCAAGATGCCCTGCAACCGCTATTGATCGACCCGGTCGATTGCGTCGTTTCTGACTTGCCGGTCGGTTATTATCCGGACGAAGCAACTGCCTCAAATTATGAGTTGAAAGCGGAAGAAGGCATGTCCTATGCCCATCATTTGTTCATCGAGCAATCGTTGAAGCATACAAAAGCAGGCGGCTATTTGTTCTTTGTCATCCCAAGAAATATTTTCGAATCACCAATGGCGGGACAATTGCACAGCTTCCTGAAACATCAAGCGCATATCCAGGCGGTCATGGAACTGCCGGAGAACATCTTTAAAAACGCTCAGCATGCTAAGGCAGTGTTGGTTTTGCAGAAAAAACAAGATGGCTTGAAAGCACCGAAAGAAGTGCTCCTTGCCCGCGTCCCAAATATGTCGAAGCCCGAAACGATGGCGAAATTCTTTACACAAGTCAATGGATGGTTCAAAGAAAATAAATAA
- a CDS encoding universal stress protein, protein MYQNILLAVDGSENSARAAKEAVKIASLVDGAEVTVVYVSDYKEDANEVIHDAAAMEFDLARKKKIQPVAELLDREQIFHQVEVLHGIPGPAIVKMTKEKQYDLVVIGSRGLSPIREVMLGSVSHKVVNHAECPVLVVR, encoded by the coding sequence ATGTATCAGAACATTCTACTGGCTGTCGACGGTTCCGAAAATTCGGCTCGTGCAGCTAAAGAGGCCGTGAAGATTGCTAGTTTGGTTGATGGAGCGGAAGTGACGGTTGTCTATGTGTCCGATTACAAAGAAGATGCAAATGAAGTGATTCATGACGCTGCGGCGATGGAATTCGATTTGGCCAGAAAGAAAAAGATCCAGCCAGTCGCCGAGCTGCTGGATAGGGAACAAATATTCCACCAAGTCGAAGTGTTGCATGGCATTCCAGGCCCCGCAATCGTCAAGATGACCAAGGAAAAGCAATACGATTTAGTGGTCATTGGGAGTCGTGGATTGTCGCCGATCCGTGAAGTAATGCTTGGCAGCGTTAGCCACAAAGTCGTCAATCATGCAGAATGCCCCGTTCTTGTAGTCAGGTGA
- a CDS encoding zinc ribbon domain-containing protein YjdM: protein MVELPNCPQCGCEYTYEDAGMVVCPECAHEWNPTEQLQEEAVRDAVGNILADGDAVTVIKNLKVKGSSNTLKIGTKVKSIRLVDGDHNIDCKIDGFGAMQLKSEFVKKA, encoded by the coding sequence ATGGTGGAGTTGCCGAATTGCCCACAATGCGGTTGTGAGTACACGTATGAAGATGCCGGAATGGTGGTGTGCCCAGAGTGTGCACATGAATGGAATCCGACTGAACAACTGCAAGAGGAAGCGGTGCGCGATGCGGTTGGAAACATTTTAGCGGATGGGGACGCTGTCACGGTGATCAAAAATTTGAAAGTAAAAGGCAGTTCGAATACCTTGAAAATCGGAACGAAAGTCAAAAGCATCCGACTTGTAGACGGTGACCATAATATTGATTGCAAAATCGATGGCTTCGGTGCAATGCAGTTGAAATCGGAATTTGTGAAAAAAGCCTGA